A single window of Gimesia chilikensis DNA harbors:
- a CDS encoding TIGR04282 family arsenosugar biosynthesis glycosyltransferase: protein MVSRQGAIAVFVKTPGYSPLKTRLAADIGQQSAEQFHTRSARAVQAVVAAVSEERQVVPYWAVAEPTACDAPLWHDFTTIPQGAGGLGDRLAHVNQRLLEQHAFVIFLGADAPQLSCEILLEAIGILDQPAAPPRFVLGPAADGGFYLFGTRVCLDEQLWNSVPYSVSETSSVLCERLQSWGAVHQLPQLTDVDTITDLPALIQELLQLETRLPAQQQLLEWLQGDDFSGKV from the coding sequence ATGGTTTCACGGCAAGGCGCAATCGCCGTCTTTGTAAAGACCCCGGGTTATTCCCCGTTAAAAACGAGACTGGCGGCCGACATCGGACAGCAGTCAGCCGAGCAGTTCCATACACGTTCCGCCCGGGCGGTGCAGGCAGTGGTAGCAGCAGTCTCAGAGGAGAGACAGGTCGTTCCCTACTGGGCAGTCGCAGAACCGACGGCTTGCGACGCGCCCCTCTGGCACGATTTCACAACGATCCCTCAGGGAGCAGGGGGACTGGGAGATCGACTGGCCCACGTCAATCAACGCTTGCTGGAACAGCACGCGTTCGTGATTTTTCTCGGTGCAGATGCGCCGCAATTGTCATGTGAGATCCTGCTGGAAGCAATTGGGATCCTCGATCAGCCTGCAGCACCTCCCCGTTTCGTCCTGGGACCCGCCGCAGATGGGGGCTTCTATCTGTTTGGGACGCGGGTCTGCCTGGACGAACAACTCTGGAACAGTGTGCCTTACAGCGTAAGCGAGACCTCGTCAGTTCTTTGTGAACGGCTGCAATCTTGGGGAGCCGTGCATCAGCTGCCCCAATTGACCGATGTGGATACGATTACAGACCTGCCTGCACTCATTCAGGAACTGCTGCAGCTGGAAACCCGGTTGCCTGCCCAGCAGCAGCTGCTGGAGTGGCTTCAGGGGGACGATTTTTCCGGGAAGGTCTGA
- a CDS encoding hydroxyacid dehydrogenase gives MSNVLVTENIQGASMNDLMKDLDVEFDAYLWQNVNLLKQKLADAQALIVRNQTKVNQELIDAAPNLKIIARAGAGLDNVDTAYAKEKGIVVSYTPDANSLSVAELTLGLMLALLRKIPEARQDTLTGGWNRVKFTGTELNGKTLGLIGMGRIGTLTATRARAFGMNIIAADPYLAADAPHLKELNGKLVSLDDLLAQADVITCHSPLTPDTRGMLTYQHFSKMKPTACFINTSRGEVVDERGLTQALLEHKLAGAALDVREVEPPHQSALNQLENVILTPHIAAFTLEAQERVVDAVCEDVRLVLSGKPAVNVFQS, from the coding sequence ATGAGCAATGTGCTGGTGACCGAAAATATTCAAGGGGCATCCATGAACGATCTGATGAAAGATCTGGATGTCGAGTTTGACGCCTACCTCTGGCAGAACGTCAATCTGCTGAAGCAGAAGCTTGCAGATGCCCAGGCACTGATTGTCAGGAATCAGACGAAAGTCAACCAGGAACTGATTGATGCAGCTCCCAACCTGAAAATTATTGCCCGCGCAGGAGCCGGTCTGGACAACGTCGATACCGCTTACGCGAAAGAGAAAGGCATCGTCGTCAGTTACACGCCCGATGCGAACTCACTCTCTGTCGCAGAGTTGACGCTGGGACTGATGCTGGCCCTGCTCCGCAAGATTCCCGAAGCACGACAGGATACACTGACCGGCGGCTGGAACCGCGTTAAATTCACCGGCACCGAACTGAACGGCAAAACACTGGGCCTGATTGGCATGGGACGGATCGGTACACTGACCGCAACCCGGGCCCGGGCCTTCGGTATGAACATCATCGCCGCAGACCCGTATCTTGCTGCCGACGCACCGCATTTGAAAGAGCTTAACGGCAAACTGGTTTCACTCGATGATCTGCTGGCACAGGCAGATGTGATTACCTGTCACAGCCCGCTGACACCGGACACGCGCGGGATGCTGACCTATCAGCATTTCAGCAAAATGAAACCGACGGCCTGTTTCATCAACACCTCGCGGGGAGAAGTCGTCGACGAACGGGGGCTGACCCAGGCGTTGCTGGAACATAAGCTGGCCGGTGCTGCCCTGGACGTGCGGGAAGTCGAACCTCCACACCAGAGCGCCCTGAATCAACTGGAGAACGTGATCCTAACACCGCATATCGCCGCCTTTACCCTGGAAGCTCAGGAGCGAGTGGTAGACGCGGTCTGCGAAGACGTCCGACTCGTACTGAGCGGCAAACCGGCCGTCAATGTTTTTCAATCTTAA
- a CDS encoding threonine synthase, with protein sequence MQDAFPESPTFVTHLECGMEHDHYEADQLHGLSKAGKPLLVKYDLDGIKQSASKEDLAARPATLWRYREFLPVRKSENIVSLGEIHTPLIPVPRLQGGQGQVWIKDEGRLPTGSFKARGLCMAVSMAKELGVTKVAMPTNGNAGAALAAYGTRAGMKSYIFCPGDTPEINVREIAAQGANVWRVNGLINDCGKIVGEGKEKVGWFDFSTLKEPYRIEGKKTMGLELADQMGWEVPDVIFYPTGGGTGLIGMWKAFNELKQMGWLTGKLPRMVAVQASGCAPMVKAYEAGEEHAPLWENAHTIAAGIRVPIAVGDFLILRAVRESNGFATAVDDDKISAALDECSQKEGFLMCPEGAATYAAYKQELASGRVSPDESAVLFNCATGLKYPLPPADQSIDINEPVDYSMFD encoded by the coding sequence ATGCAAGACGCTTTCCCCGAGTCTCCCACGTTTGTCACCCACCTTGAATGTGGCATGGAGCATGATCACTACGAAGCCGACCAGTTGCACGGCCTGTCCAAAGCGGGCAAACCCCTGCTGGTGAAATACGATCTGGACGGCATCAAGCAGTCGGCCAGTAAAGAAGACCTGGCAGCCCGGCCGGCAACTCTCTGGCGGTATCGCGAATTCCTGCCGGTTCGCAAATCGGAAAACATTGTCAGCCTGGGCGAAATACATACACCCCTGATTCCCGTGCCGCGTCTGCAGGGCGGACAGGGGCAGGTCTGGATTAAAGACGAAGGTCGTCTGCCCACAGGTTCCTTCAAAGCCCGCGGTCTGTGCATGGCAGTCTCGATGGCCAAAGAACTGGGCGTCACCAAAGTCGCGATGCCCACCAACGGGAATGCAGGTGCCGCGCTGGCCGCCTATGGTACCCGGGCCGGCATGAAGTCTTACATCTTCTGCCCCGGTGATACCCCGGAAATCAATGTCCGTGAAATCGCCGCCCAGGGAGCGAATGTCTGGCGGGTGAATGGGCTGATCAACGACTGCGGAAAAATTGTGGGCGAAGGGAAAGAGAAAGTCGGCTGGTTCGACTTCTCCACACTCAAAGAACCCTACCGCATCGAAGGTAAAAAAACGATGGGCCTGGAACTGGCCGATCAGATGGGTTGGGAAGTCCCTGATGTCATCTTCTACCCGACTGGCGGTGGTACCGGTTTGATCGGCATGTGGAAAGCCTTTAATGAACTCAAACAGATGGGCTGGCTCACCGGTAAGCTGCCTCGCATGGTGGCCGTTCAGGCTTCCGGCTGTGCTCCAATGGTGAAAGCCTATGAAGCGGGTGAGGAACACGCCCCACTCTGGGAGAATGCCCATACAATCGCTGCAGGAATCCGGGTTCCCATCGCCGTGGGTGACTTCCTGATTCTGCGTGCAGTCCGGGAAAGCAACGGGTTTGCGACCGCCGTCGATGATGACAAAATCTCAGCTGCCCTCGATGAATGTTCGCAGAAGGAAGGTTTCCTGATGTGTCCCGAAGGGGCTGCGACCTATGCCGCCTACAAACAGGAACTGGCATCGGGGCGTGTCAGCCCGGATGAAAGTGCAGTCCTGTTTAACTGTGCGACTGGATTGAAATACCCACTGCCTCCCGCAGACCAGTCAATCGATATCAACGAGCCCGTTGACTACTCGATGTTTGACTAA
- a CDS encoding TIGR04283 family arsenosugar biosynthesis glycosyltransferase, which translates to MDSAAALSVVIPILQGDASWRDLLPDLSAFSESTEFLFVSNGPPPADWKTLLQASPLRKQCRWQQTAIGRAVQMNEGAVLAQQHFILFLHADSRLPAHSVSRLIESLQTDPAAVHYFNLRFEAQSFFLMHVNRWGVWFRSHLLGMPFGDQGLCLEKEAFHSLGGFDESAAYGEDHLLVWKARQAGLRLKCTGADIATSARKYRERGWLKVTLQHLWLTACQATPQFFLLMKARIRAWFHGKAQSPSL; encoded by the coding sequence ATGGATTCTGCAGCAGCGCTTTCCGTCGTGATCCCGATCCTCCAGGGGGATGCATCCTGGCGTGACCTGCTGCCCGATTTGAGTGCGTTTTCGGAGTCAACCGAGTTTCTGTTTGTCTCAAATGGGCCTCCGCCCGCTGACTGGAAGACGCTGCTGCAGGCATCCCCACTCCGGAAGCAATGTCGCTGGCAGCAGACAGCAATCGGTCGGGCAGTGCAGATGAACGAGGGAGCCGTGCTGGCCCAGCAGCATTTTATTTTGTTTCTGCACGCCGATTCGCGTCTGCCTGCACACAGCGTTTCCAGACTGATCGAGTCCCTGCAAACGGACCCAGCAGCAGTGCATTATTTTAATCTGCGGTTTGAAGCTCAGAGTTTTTTTCTGATGCACGTCAATCGCTGGGGCGTCTGGTTTCGCTCGCATCTTCTGGGAATGCCCTTTGGAGATCAGGGGCTCTGCCTGGAGAAGGAAGCCTTTCATTCGCTGGGCGGGTTTGACGAATCAGCGGCTTACGGCGAAGATCATCTATTGGTCTGGAAAGCCCGTCAGGCGGGACTGCGACTGAAATGCACGGGGGCAGACATTGCCACGAGCGCCCGTAAATATCGGGAGCGGGGCTGGCTCAAGGTCACACTCCAGCACCTCTGGCTCACGGCCTGCCAGGCGACACCCCAATTCTTTTTACTGATGAAAGCACGGATTCGAGCATGGTTTCACGGCAAGGCGCAATCGCCGTCTTTGTAA
- a CDS encoding sulfite exporter TauE/SafE family protein, translated as MFSDPQLWLFVLAAVFCSALIQGIIGFGYAIVAMAVLPLLLNFREANLIVAYSIVLPVIWTFWAYRRHSNLKLLAGAIIGSLVGLPLGLLTFTLIDLDYLVRGTGLVILLIVVDGFFQKPVHVDEGPQKASSVWSTFAGFCSGFLAGSTSIAGPPIVIYAIRQPWTQEQYKGFIFGFFIMISISRAIGLALMGFATLPVLVTTAVIVPFVFLGTKLGLMLGPKINPVLFKRCLLLLLAVSSLYMLIQGKPAVPTEDEPPMVEIIEPGDGQPKIQTFPEKSSP; from the coding sequence ATGTTTTCTGATCCACAGTTGTGGTTATTCGTCCTCGCTGCTGTTTTCTGTTCTGCATTGATCCAGGGAATTATTGGCTTCGGTTATGCCATCGTGGCGATGGCGGTGCTGCCTCTGTTACTCAACTTTCGCGAAGCCAACCTGATCGTGGCTTACAGCATTGTGCTGCCGGTAATCTGGACGTTCTGGGCTTACCGCAGGCATTCGAACCTGAAACTGCTGGCGGGAGCCATCATCGGTTCGCTGGTGGGACTCCCCCTGGGGCTGCTGACATTCACCCTGATCGATCTGGATTACCTGGTACGGGGCACCGGGCTGGTGATCCTGCTGATCGTGGTCGACGGCTTCTTTCAAAAGCCAGTGCATGTTGACGAAGGGCCGCAGAAAGCCTCTTCGGTGTGGAGCACATTCGCCGGGTTTTGCAGCGGTTTCCTGGCGGGATCGACGAGTATCGCGGGGCCGCCGATTGTGATCTATGCGATTCGCCAGCCCTGGACGCAGGAACAATACAAGGGATTCATCTTCGGCTTCTTCATCATGATTTCGATTTCGCGGGCCATCGGTCTGGCTCTGATGGGCTTCGCCACACTCCCCGTGCTGGTGACGACCGCGGTGATTGTTCCCTTTGTCTTTCTGGGTACCAAACTGGGCCTGATGCTGGGCCCCAAAATCAATCCGGTATTGTTTAAACGATGCCTGCTCTTACTGCTGGCGGTCAGTTCGCTGTATATGCTGATCCAGGGCAAGCCGGCGGTTCCTACAGAAGATGAACCTCCGATGGTGGAAATCATCGAACCGGGCGATGGCCAACCGAAGATTCAGACCTTCCCGGAAAAATCGTCCCCCTGA
- a CDS encoding MFS transporter: MQDELKEEKWYHGISRYQWLVLIIASLGWVFDVFEGQIFVASMNEAMPSLIRVEPLSEEELQNPQKVEAHEKEISGRKALYNNIALGAFLIGGALGGIAFGALSDRIGRKKTMSLTILFYSFFTCLSALSQEWWQLAGFRFLVALGVGGEWAVASTLVAESFPPKARARVGSIFHASSVLGTYLAILAGAFIIGNERILEYAKEAGMPSMPWRVGFALGVIPSFLIIWIRRSMHEPESWQQAQEASHDGEGKKLGSIMDLMLPEYVKGTCIGVLLAAIGLATFWGVHIYGKNAFLNAVQADYLAEQFPGQAEISPDESKAYLETIKAPLKRWEMLGMFLATTGGGLGLLAFGPICEWVGRRGAFFLFHVGGLISSLLLFQVFHNATVIGCFLPVFGFLTLGMHAGYAIYFPELYPTRMRGTGTGFCFNAGRILAAPILFIGGWMQKDWGYSLAQTATILSMLYIVGAILPYFARETKGSELME, from the coding sequence ATGCAAGACGAACTCAAAGAAGAAAAATGGTATCACGGCATTTCCCGTTACCAGTGGCTCGTGTTGATTATTGCTTCGCTGGGCTGGGTCTTCGATGTGTTCGAAGGCCAGATCTTCGTCGCCAGCATGAACGAGGCAATGCCTTCACTGATCCGGGTTGAGCCGCTGAGTGAGGAGGAACTCCAGAATCCCCAGAAAGTAGAGGCACACGAGAAAGAGATCTCGGGACGCAAGGCACTCTATAACAATATCGCGCTCGGCGCCTTCCTGATCGGTGGTGCGCTGGGGGGGATTGCCTTTGGTGCCTTGAGCGACCGCATCGGCCGCAAAAAAACAATGTCGCTGACGATTCTGTTCTATTCGTTCTTTACCTGTCTCTCGGCGTTGTCACAGGAATGGTGGCAGTTGGCCGGGTTCCGCTTTCTCGTGGCCCTCGGTGTGGGGGGCGAATGGGCGGTGGCGAGTACCCTGGTAGCGGAATCTTTCCCGCCGAAAGCACGAGCCCGCGTGGGGAGTATCTTCCACGCTTCCAGTGTGCTGGGAACTTACCTCGCGATTCTGGCGGGGGCGTTCATTATTGGTAACGAGCGCATCTTGGAGTATGCCAAAGAAGCCGGCATGCCCAGCATGCCCTGGCGTGTGGGCTTCGCATTAGGCGTGATCCCCTCGTTTCTGATCATCTGGATCCGACGTTCGATGCACGAGCCGGAATCCTGGCAACAGGCCCAGGAGGCTTCGCACGACGGTGAAGGCAAGAAGCTGGGCTCCATCATGGACCTGATGTTACCCGAGTATGTTAAGGGGACCTGCATCGGCGTGCTGCTGGCCGCGATCGGGCTGGCCACGTTCTGGGGTGTGCACATCTATGGAAAGAATGCATTTTTGAATGCCGTTCAGGCGGACTACCTCGCCGAACAGTTCCCCGGACAGGCTGAAATCTCTCCCGATGAAAGCAAGGCATACCTGGAAACGATCAAGGCGCCCCTCAAACGCTGGGAGATGCTGGGAATGTTCCTGGCGACGACGGGCGGTGGACTGGGGCTGCTGGCATTCGGTCCGATCTGCGAATGGGTCGGACGCCGGGGGGCATTTTTCCTGTTTCACGTTGGCGGGCTGATCAGTTCCTTACTGCTGTTCCAGGTATTTCATAATGCGACCGTGATCGGCTGCTTCCTGCCTGTGTTTGGTTTTCTGACACTCGGCATGCACGCCGGTTATGCGATATACTTCCCCGAACTTTATCCCACCCGTATGCGGGGCACTGGTACCGGCTTCTGCTTTAATGCCGGTCGTATCCTGGCAGCACCGATCCTGTTCATCGGGGGCTGGATGCAGAAGGACTGGGGCTATTCACTGGCACAGACAGCAACAATTCTGAGCATGCTGTACATCGTCGGTGCAATTCTGCCCTACTTTGCCCGTGAAACCAAAGGCAGCGAGCTGATGGAATAG
- a CDS encoding MFS transporter → MNNNKPLFIASFMTLIAAGVGFAIRGGILADWGAQYGFTKFDLGTITGGGLVGFGVVILLASLITDNVGYKPILLLAFILHVLSALVTFAATPIFNSMGKDATYWCLYIGMFMFAVANGLCEAVINPLVATLYPRQKTHYLNILHAGWPGGLIIGGIIATIYTSIKGNVAGMRWEIPMAVFLVPTLIYGFIVIKQKFPQSEAKSAGVSFGQMLMTFASPLLLFLLLLHACVGYVELGTDSWIANITESIVTGQGLYLFIYASAIMFVLRFFAGPIVEKINPLGLLFMSACFGSIGLYMIGSSQGVVWVWIAVTVYGLGKTFLWPTMLGVVGELFPKGGAITMGAMGGIGMLSAGLLGGPGIGYNQDYYATEKLEEIAPQTYERYSVAEANGFLFLPKIKGLDGSKVSVLNNDGQDLEKKVEQLDKEGKSDAYISNLNTWWQGAEAFAPEDIGPVDEAGIYGGRMALKCTALVPLVMAIGYLILVLYFYMKGGYKAEVLHGEEPDGEHYTGGVEGPVE, encoded by the coding sequence ATGAACAATAACAAGCCGCTGTTTATTGCGAGTTTTATGACACTCATTGCCGCCGGCGTCGGATTTGCCATCCGCGGCGGGATCCTCGCAGACTGGGGTGCCCAGTACGGATTCACCAAGTTCGACCTGGGAACGATCACCGGAGGCGGCCTGGTCGGTTTCGGTGTCGTGATTCTGCTGGCCAGTCTGATCACCGACAATGTCGGCTACAAACCGATCCTGCTGCTGGCGTTCATTCTGCACGTGCTGTCAGCCCTGGTCACCTTTGCGGCGACTCCCATCTTCAACAGCATGGGGAAAGACGCGACCTACTGGTGCCTCTATATCGGGATGTTCATGTTTGCGGTGGCGAACGGCTTGTGTGAAGCGGTCATCAATCCGCTGGTGGCGACACTTTATCCTCGACAGAAAACACACTATCTCAACATTCTGCACGCTGGCTGGCCGGGCGGGCTGATTATCGGCGGGATCATCGCTACGATCTACACGAGTATCAAAGGCAATGTTGCCGGAATGCGATGGGAAATTCCGATGGCGGTCTTTCTCGTGCCGACCCTGATCTACGGTTTCATTGTGATCAAGCAGAAGTTTCCGCAATCGGAAGCCAAGTCGGCTGGTGTCAGCTTTGGCCAGATGTTGATGACGTTTGCCAGCCCGCTGTTGTTGTTCCTGCTCCTGCTACATGCCTGTGTCGGTTATGTAGAACTGGGTACGGACAGCTGGATTGCCAACATCACAGAGTCTATCGTTACGGGACAGGGACTGTATCTGTTCATCTACGCTTCAGCGATCATGTTCGTCCTGCGTTTCTTCGCCGGTCCGATTGTGGAAAAAATCAATCCACTGGGTCTGCTCTTCATGAGTGCCTGCTTCGGTTCCATCGGTCTGTACATGATCGGTTCTTCACAGGGAGTCGTCTGGGTCTGGATCGCCGTGACTGTTTACGGCCTGGGTAAAACCTTCCTCTGGCCGACCATGCTGGGTGTGGTTGGCGAACTGTTCCCCAAAGGGGGCGCGATCACCATGGGCGCCATGGGAGGCATTGGTATGCTCTCAGCCGGTCTGCTGGGTGGTCCCGGCATCGGTTACAACCAGGATTACTATGCGACTGAAAAGCTCGAGGAAATCGCTCCTCAAACTTACGAACGCTACTCCGTTGCAGAAGCGAACGGCTTCCTGTTTCTCCCCAAGATCAAAGGTCTCGATGGTTCCAAGGTCAGTGTCTTGAACAATGATGGCCAGGATCTGGAGAAGAAAGTAGAACAGCTTGATAAAGAGGGGAAATCGGATGCATACATTTCCAACCTCAATACCTGGTGGCAGGGAGCGGAAGCGTTTGCCCCTGAAGATATCGGCCCGGTTGATGAAGCCGGCATTTATGGTGGCCGAATGGCACTGAAGTGTACGGCCCTGGTTCCGCTGGTCATGGCCATTGGTTACCTGATTCTGGTGCTCTACTTCTACATGAAGGGGGGCTACAAGGCAGAAGTTCTGCACGGTGAAGAACCGGACGGCGAACACTACACCGGTGGTGTTGAAGGTCCCGTCGAGTAA
- a CDS encoding methyltransferase domain-containing protein, which translates to MNSVNTRQQSTEEASVYNRYASAAHEREQSLCCPVQYNPAYLSIIPEEILEKDYGCGDPSPYISPGDTVLDLGSGGGKICYIASQIVGPEGRVIGVDCNAEMLALARKYQQPVAEELGYANVEFRCGLIQDLQLDLDLLNQELAHSPIDSQARWLELRDLEQRLRSESPLIADESVDCVVSNCVLNLVREADRAQLLQEVFRVLKRGGKAVISDIVCDEDVPQEMRDDPTLWSGCISGAFREDAFLAAFEAAGFHGMEILKREEQPWQTVNGIEFRSVTVSAYKGKQGPCLERNQALIYRGPFKKVEDDDGHLYFRGQRIAVCDKTFNLLQQAPYAGQFLPVEPYQDIPLEQATEMDCRRNAIRDPRETKGKGFDLTTQILDSCCTPDGGCC; encoded by the coding sequence ATGAACTCAGTCAATACGCGACAGCAGTCGACCGAAGAGGCCTCGGTTTACAATCGCTATGCCAGTGCGGCACACGAACGCGAACAGTCACTCTGCTGCCCGGTACAATACAACCCCGCCTATCTGTCGATCATCCCGGAAGAAATTCTCGAAAAAGATTACGGCTGCGGAGATCCGTCACCCTACATTTCCCCGGGAGACACGGTCCTCGACCTGGGATCGGGGGGCGGCAAGATCTGTTATATCGCTTCCCAGATTGTCGGCCCGGAGGGACGGGTGATCGGCGTGGACTGCAATGCAGAAATGCTGGCGCTGGCGCGAAAGTATCAGCAGCCGGTTGCTGAAGAACTGGGATATGCGAACGTGGAATTTCGCTGTGGCCTGATTCAGGATCTGCAGCTGGACCTCGACCTGCTTAACCAGGAACTGGCCCACAGCCCGATCGACAGTCAGGCACGCTGGCTGGAACTGCGTGATCTGGAACAGCGACTGCGCAGTGAATCGCCCCTGATCGCGGACGAGAGCGTCGACTGCGTCGTCTCCAACTGCGTGTTGAACCTGGTGCGGGAAGCGGACCGGGCTCAGTTGCTGCAGGAAGTCTTTCGGGTATTGAAGCGGGGCGGTAAAGCGGTGATCAGCGATATCGTCTGCGATGAAGATGTGCCCCAGGAGATGCGCGATGATCCGACGCTCTGGTCGGGTTGCATCTCGGGCGCGTTTCGGGAAGATGCGTTCCTGGCGGCCTTCGAAGCGGCCGGCTTCCACGGGATGGAAATTCTCAAACGCGAAGAGCAGCCCTGGCAAACCGTTAACGGGATTGAGTTCCGTTCGGTCACCGTCTCCGCTTACAAGGGGAAACAGGGGCCCTGTCTGGAGCGCAATCAAGCTTTGATTTATCGCGGTCCGTTCAAAAAAGTGGAAGACGACGACGGTCACCTCTACTTCCGCGGGCAGCGGATCGCGGTCTGCGATAAAACATTCAACCTGCTGCAGCAGGCCCCCTATGCGGGACAGTTCCTCCCGGTGGAACCTTACCAGGATATTCCACTGGAACAGGCGACCGAGATGGACTGTCGCCGGAATGCGATTCGGGATCCCCGGGAAACCAAAGGCAAGGGTTTTGATCTGACCACCCAGATTCTGGACTCCTGCTGTACCCCGGACGGTGGCTGCTGCTGA